ATGCCCAAAACTACATTTACAGTAGTTAAAGCACAGAGCTTACTTCCGTTATCTCACAGAGTGACTTACTTAGCCATCAAAAGTAACTCCAATCCCTCCGGATACAGATTCGATTCAAACACACAATTTCCTAATAACTTAAACAATTTCATGATTACTTTTGGGTGTAGGTTCTAACCTTTCGGCGGTGGCGACGTTGGTGGCGACGTCGTCGGTGCAAGCGAACTGCAAAGCTGAGACCACCACCTCCCTCTTGCCCTTATTGTTCTCCATTTTGAGAGAGAGAGAGAGAGAGAGAGAGAGAGAGAGTCTCCTTCCTCTCTCTATAAAGGTTGCCTCAGTGGACTCGATGCTCATCTCTTTCGCACCGCTCTTTATATTATTCTTTCTGTTTTCCTAAATTTTTCAATTTAATTTAAAAAAAAAAAAGAATTTTATTTCTTTGAATATTACGATCGAATTGTGATTTGCTAGTTTAAATATTAGTTTAACTTTAGTAGTCGTGTACATGGCTGCATATAAGTCCTTCTGGAGAGAAATGTTACTGATCCTGTAACAAATTGAGAAATGTCTTTGGTTAATATCATTTAGGAAACATATGAATGATTAAATGTTTTCTAGACCAAAAAGAAAAATGGTTTTCGGTTAGTTTATATATAGGATGAATAACTTTCGATTGTGATTTAGATATCAGATATCGTTCCTTTTATGAATGGAATGAAGATTTGTTAATATGTAGCAATGAAATGCAAACGAGATGATCTTCAGGCATGTTTATTAATTTGGAATGGAATTAAGAGTGGTGTAATTGATTACGAAATTGATGAATTCTGGCGTTTACTAACATGTCAAAGTATTAGAATAGATGTGGATCCCACTTACTTATCAGGAATCAATTCCTGATGAAACCCCTTATTCGACACCAAGGGGGGAGATGGGTATCAGAATTAAGGTAATAGAATCAATTTTTTCTTCCCAAAATATCCTCACATAGTTATAATATTTCTAAATCACCCAACCCTAAAAATATATATTCATTTCTTGTAGGGGTATTTTAGTAATCAAATTAGTTTTAGTTCTGATTCCATATGATAAGTAAACAACATCAATCGTAATTAGTTTCATTCTTGTTTTAATTCCTTATGGTAAGTAAACAGTAGCATGGTATGAAATATTCTCATACCGATTCTTGTTGATACCGATAGTTGTTGACACCGATTCATGATAATTTTCATTCCAAGTTAATAAACGTGCCCTTTGTTTTTATGTTTTGGTAACTATTCTAAACAAATAATGAAGGTGATAAGTTGAATGAATACAAAGATGTGTGATTCGTTATATGTCATTTGATGATTGAATAGATGGAAAGCATTTTACAGCCACAATGAGAGTAGCTTCCAAACACCAAACTGGTAAAATATCTCACCAGAAATCCTAGCACAAGTAGCTTCCCAAGTTGGGTACCAACAGAACTCGGTGTGACATTTGCAAAGAAATTATGCCAAGCTAGGTAAATTGCCTGTTAGCTCTTCTGCTCATTCTTACGTGCTTTGTTACTGCCCTCTCCATAACACTAAGTCGAAAAAACTGTGCGAGTTGTAGAAAGGCAGCGTCCCACATCGGAGAAAAGTAAAGAAATGAGTACTTCATTTAGAGCTCTCTTGCCTCTAGGCCACCTGCGGATGTGGGGATAGGAAGTGGCGCGTGTTTATTCCAAAACCTAAACAATTTAGGTAGTGGGGGTCTTTTATTGGTGTTTCCCTCGAGAGGTTAAAAAAAGAAACACCATTCCCTCGAGCGTCATTTCCCATGGTAAGAAACCCCTGAGAGGTTTGAAGGTGGTGCTGCCAGCCCGCACGAGCGCTAACGGTTACTTGTTTCCTCGCCTCTCACCATCCCTCAACTTTTTTTTCGTTTTCCTAGGGTTCAAAATGTCTGCCCTTATACAAAGGGTTTTGTACAGTCGCCCCAAAGTTTCCTTTTGCTTGCTCGAGAAGCTTGCAGCTCATGAGCAGAAGAGCATCCAGAGTTCAAATTCCCCCTGTTCAGCTTCCCTCGTCCTCAGTATTTTTTTGTTTTCCTAGGGTTCGAAATGTCTGCCCTTATACAAAGGGTTTTGTATAGTCACCCCAAAGTTTCCTTTTGCTTGCTCGAGAAGCTTGCAGCTCATGAGCAGAAGAGCATCCAGAGTTCAAATTCCCCTTGTTCAGCTTCCCTCGTCCTCAAAACAAAGAAACATGAAGGCACCAGTTCCCACTCATCCCAGTTCAAGACTATTTAAAGGGTTCCAGGTAGCATCACCACAATGTGGTCATCAAACATGCAATTAAACTTTATGAACATATAAGTTGAACTCACTACTCACTTCTCAAAAGAGGAAAAAGAGAAAATATAAAATTAAAAACATACTCTTAATATCATGCCCGAGAGAGTGTAGCACTAACACCCCACATGAGATGTCTTCATGGTCTCATCAACCCATATTCTCAAAGCACTCTAGTGCTCTTCACAAGGGCATGAAACTGGGATTACAGGGCTCTTCAGCCATATATGCATTCTCACCTGCTCAGAGAATTAGCGAACCATTTGATACCTACTATTAAACAAGGGAGAATATAACAAATAACAGACTCACTCCAAAATTGAGTGCTCTAAAGGTATCCTCCATTATGTATATTGCGGGCAGGGAAAAGAAAGGTTAACATGGAAACAGTGCCTCAAAACTCAACAAAGTATACACGAGTTAGAACAGAAACATTAAGAGTTCATAGTTTGCTTTATTTCTATGCTAACTGAGTGATACTAATTGATGGTTCAAATGTTCCACATGAAATACTTGAACATCAGTCCTGCACTTCTATCTTCTTTTCACTTCCCTTCATATACCATGCCAGGATAGCAAAAGCAGTCACAACACCCGCGACAACAACATAATTCATGTACTTGTCAGTTGATACTTTGGCAGTTGATGCTCCAGAACCTGAGCTTGAGCCACTTGGCTTGGCATCAGTTATCGATTCCCCCGGGCCTGCAGTTGCTTTGTCTTCTGGTTTAGGACCCTGAAGCAAATGAGTCATTCAGCCAAAAAAAACTTGGGGGAGAAGAAACTAGCACCCAGATCTCTTAATTTTCTTTTAAGCTTGGTTACATAATAGCTACTGTGAATCACATGTAAGCTCGAATAGATTATTTCAACAGAAAAAAAAAAAATTTGCTTTTCGGCGATACGTATAGCTATGCTAAATATCACCATAAATATAAGAAATAAGCTCTAGTAGTTCATTGAGCGACCCATACAATAGCAAATTAGGTAGCCCCAAATTGCTACACAGCGACTACAATGCTAAAACCAACCTAAAAATTAAGGAAATAGAGTTTTGTTCCTCTGGGTGCAAGGTGCTCCCGTGGTTCACAAGATATAAAAAGGATTCATGCTTCAACAAAGCCCTCAAAAGTATTTAAAATTTCTAAGAGGTGAAATTTGGCTTCTGAAGACAATATAACATTGCCTAAAGTATCAAAATATAAAAACATTTACAGAGGGGTCATACCTTTCATGCAAACTTCTCTTGCTCAGTTTTCTGCAAAATAAGAAACAGTAAACATAAACAGTCAGAGGATCTATCATGATTGCATTGAATATATGACAAAGAAGCAAACAATGGAAACACTAAGCTGAGAGATATCTTGCACATTTATTCAAAGTTTAACCACACTTGTAAAAGAACATGCTACAACTAGAAGAGAATCCAAGATGCTTCTTACTTTAATAAACAAGATATTTTCAAACCTTGAGTACAGTCTACTGAACTGCTTAAAGGAGAAAAGGTGATGGTTCCACACAAAATCATCAAACCATATTTTACTGCCTTGTGGTTCATACATTGTCAAATAGTAATTTACAATGCACAGGTAAACGCCTTTAATGTTGACAGGGTTAGGGGTTTCTTTTGTTGCTGACAACACTAACAACTCAATTTGGATTACAAAGTTTCAGGTTGATTCCTGTTTTCAAGGCCCAGACTCCTTTCCTTGGGTAACGACTAATGATGATAGTGATGTTGGGCTTGAGGTAAAGGATGGGAGAAGGAAGTAGACAAACAGCTACTTCTTCCAATCACATTATGCCCCTTTTTAGAGGATTATAAAGCAAAATAAGAAATAAAATATATATTAAAGAAAAAAG
The window above is part of the Fragaria vesca subsp. vesca linkage group LG2, FraVesHawaii_1.0, whole genome shotgun sequence genome. Proteins encoded here:
- the LOC101302332 gene encoding uncharacterized protein At2g27730, mitochondrial-like; the encoded protein is MDARFFSRRMSSSGKILSEEERAAENVYIKGPKPEDKATAGPGESITDAKPSGSSSGSGASTAKVSTDKYMNYVVVAGVVTAFAILAWYMKGSEKKIEVQD